The Paracoccus sediminicola genome has a segment encoding these proteins:
- a CDS encoding adenylate kinase yields MTLNIILLGPPGAGKGTQARRLVEERGLVQLSTGDMLREARSSGTEMGKVVAEVMDKGQLVTDEIVIGLIREKLESSDAPGFIFDGFPRTLAQADALGELLGDMGQKVDAVIEMQVDDEALVRRITGRYTCGNCGEVYHDETRPTAKDGVCDVCGSTDLRRRADDNEDSLKTRLLEYYKKTSPLIGYYYAKGELHRIDGLAAVDEVAAELSAVLARL; encoded by the coding sequence ATGACCTTGAACATCATACTGCTTGGACCCCCGGGGGCCGGTAAGGGAACCCAGGCACGGCGTCTGGTCGAAGAGCGCGGGCTGGTCCAGCTCTCGACCGGAGACATGCTGCGCGAGGCGCGTTCCTCGGGAACCGAGATGGGCAAGGTCGTGGCCGAGGTGATGGATAAGGGGCAACTGGTCACCGACGAAATCGTCATCGGGCTGATCCGCGAAAAACTGGAAAGCTCCGACGCGCCCGGCTTCATCTTCGACGGCTTCCCGCGCACCCTCGCGCAGGCCGACGCTCTGGGAGAGCTGCTTGGCGATATGGGCCAGAAGGTCGATGCGGTGATCGAGATGCAGGTCGATGACGAGGCGCTCGTCCGCCGCATCACCGGCCGCTACACCTGCGGAAATTGCGGCGAGGTCTATCACGACGAGACCCGCCCCACCGCCAAGGACGGCGTCTGCGATGTCTGCGGCTCGACCGATCTGCGCCGCCGCGCCGACGACAACGAAGACAGCCTCAAGACCCGCCTTCTCGAATATTACAAGAAGACCTCGCCGCTGATCGGCTATTACTATGCCAAGGGCGAGCTGCATCGGATCGACGGTCTGGCCGCCGTGGACGAGGTCGCGGCCGAGCTTTCGGCGGTGCTCGCCAGGCTGTAA
- the rpsM gene encoding 30S ribosomal protein S13, producing the protein MARIAGVNIPTGKRVPIALTYIHGIGPAYANQIIEAVGIEPTRRVNELSDAEVLQIREYIDGNLTVEGDLRRENQMNIKRLMDLGSYRGLRHRRGLPVRGQRTHTNARTRKGPAKPIAGKKK; encoded by the coding sequence GTGGCTCGTATTGCTGGCGTCAATATTCCGACGGGGAAGCGTGTCCCCATCGCACTGACCTATATCCACGGCATCGGTCCGGCCTATGCCAACCAGATCATCGAAGCGGTCGGCATCGAACCGACCCGTCGCGTCAATGAGCTTTCGGATGCCGAAGTGCTTCAGATCCGCGAATATATCGACGGCAACCTGACCGTCGAAGGCGATCTGCGCCGCGAGAACCAGATGAACATCAAGCGTCTGATGGATCTCGGCTCTTACCGTGGTCTGCGTCACCGCCGCGGCCTTCCGGTCCGCGGTCAGCGCACCCACACCAATGCCCGCACCCGCAAGGGCCCGGCGAAACCCATCGCCGGCAAGAAGAAGTAA
- the rpsK gene encoding 30S ribosomal protein S11 yields MARDKTRTRRKERKNIAAGVAHVNSSFNNTKILISDVQGNAIAWSSAGTMGFKGSRKSTPYAAQMAAEDAGKKAQEHGVRTLEVEVQGPGSGRESALRALAAVGFNITAIRDVTPIAHNGVRPPKRRRV; encoded by the coding sequence ATGGCACGTGACAAGACCCGGACCCGCCGCAAGGAGCGGAAGAACATCGCGGCAGGCGTCGCGCATGTGAACAGCTCGTTCAACAACACCAAGATCCTGATCTCGGACGTTCAGGGCAACGCGATCGCGTGGTCCTCGGCCGGCACGATGGGTTTCAAGGGTTCGCGCAAATCGACCCCTTACGCCGCCCAGATGGCCGCTGAAGACGCCGGCAAGAAGGCGCAGGAACACGGCGTCCGCACGCTGGAAGTCGAAGTGCAGGGCCCCGGCTCTGGCCGTGAATCGGCGCTGCGCGCGCTGGCCGCGGTCGGCTTCAACATCACCGCGATCCGCGACGTGACCCCGATCGCGCATAACGGCGTTCGCCCGCCGAAGCGCCGCCGCGTCTGA
- a CDS encoding DNA-directed RNA polymerase subunit alpha, whose protein sequence is MIHKNWAELIKPSQLDIKTGADATRSATVTAEPLERGFGLTLGNALRRVLLSSLQGAAITSVQIDNVLHEFSSVAGVREDVTDIVLNLKGVTLKMDVEGTKRLTLAAKGPGEVKASDIQETAGITVLNRDHVICHLDDGADLNMELTVTTGKGYVAADKNRPDDAPIGLIPIDAIFSPVKRVSYEVTPTREGQVLDYDKLTMKIETDGSLTPEDAVAYAARILQDQLSVFVNFDEPEAARAQSDDDGLEFDPRLLKKVDELELSVRSANCLKNDNIVYIGDLIQKTEAEMLRTPNFGRKSLNEIKEVLSGMGLHLGMDVVDWPPENIEDLAKRFDDQF, encoded by the coding sequence ATGATCCACAAGAACTGGGCCGAGCTGATCAAGCCCTCGCAGCTTGACATCAAGACCGGCGCCGATGCGACCCGCAGCGCGACGGTCACCGCCGAACCGCTGGAGCGTGGCTTCGGTCTCACCCTCGGCAACGCGCTGCGCCGGGTGCTGCTGTCCTCGCTGCAGGGCGCGGCGATCACCAGCGTGCAGATCGACAATGTGCTGCATGAATTCTCGTCCGTCGCCGGCGTCCGCGAGGACGTGACCGATATCGTGCTGAACCTGAAGGGCGTCACGCTCAAGATGGATGTCGAAGGCACCAAGCGACTGACCCTGGCCGCGAAAGGTCCGGGCGAGGTCAAGGCGAGCGACATTCAGGAAACCGCGGGCATCACCGTGCTGAACCGCGACCATGTGATCTGCCATCTCGATGACGGCGCGGATCTCAACATGGAGCTGACCGTCACCACCGGCAAGGGCTATGTCGCCGCCGACAAGAACCGTCCCGACGATGCGCCCATCGGGCTGATCCCCATCGACGCGATCTTTTCGCCGGTCAAGCGCGTCAGCTATGAAGTGACCCCGACCCGTGAGGGTCAGGTGCTGGATTATGACAAGCTGACCATGAAGATCGAGACGGATGGCTCGCTGACCCCGGAAGATGCCGTCGCCTATGCCGCGCGCATTCTGCAGGACCAGCTGTCGGTCTTCGTGAACTTCGACGAGCCGGAAGCCGCCCGCGCGCAAAGCGATGATGACGGTCTGGAATTCGATCCGCGCTTGCTCAAGAAGGTGGACGAGCTGGAATTGTCGGTCCGTTCGGCAAACTGCCTGAAGAACGACAATATCGTCTATATCGGCGATCTGATCCAGAAAACCGAAGCCGAGATGCTGCGCACGCCGAATTTCGGCCGCAAATCGCTGAACGAGATCAAGGAAGTGCTCTCGGGCATGGGCCTGCATCTCGGGATGGATGTGGTCGACTGGCCGCCGGAAAACATCGAGGACCTCGCCAAGCGGTTCGACGACCAGTTTTGA
- the rplQ gene encoding 50S ribosomal protein L17: MRHARGYRRLNRTHEHRKALFANMAGSLIEHEQIKTTLPKAKELRPIVEKLITLAKRGDLHARRQAAAQLKQDSHVAKLFDELGERFKDRQGGYVRVLKAGFRYGDMAPMAIIELVDRDPDAKGAADRARLEAEDNAEE; the protein is encoded by the coding sequence ATGCGTCACGCACGTGGCTATCGCCGCCTCAACCGTACTCACGAGCACCGCAAGGCGCTCTTCGCCAATATGGCCGGCTCGCTGATCGAGCATGAGCAGATCAAGACGACGCTGCCGAAAGCCAAGGAATTGCGCCCGATCGTCGAGAAGCTGATCACGCTTGCCAAGCGCGGCGATCTGCATGCCCGCCGTCAGGCCGCAGCGCAGCTTAAGCAGGACAGCCATGTCGCCAAGTTGTTCGACGAGCTCGGCGAGCGCTTCAAGGATCGTCAGGGCGGCTATGTCCGCGTCCTGAAAGCCGGCTTCCGCTATGGCGACATGGCGCCGATGGCGATCATCGAGCTGGTCGATCGCGACCCGGATGCCAAAGGTGCCGCCGACCGCGCCCGGCTGGAAGCCGAGGACAACGCCGAAGAGTGA
- a CDS encoding helix-turn-helix transcriptional regulator, which yields MPTRAEINALLAKLKPFAPMGYFIGLHIRFAAPIMQFQTYSKEWSDHYSAKAYALRDPMIAWGFSTNGSVRWSAVPVPDPFGILSDAAKFGMKYGVAVSCGPISSRTIAGLTRDDREYTDSEIEQISKLIRQLHDITEPPESLTKAQIEALRCIAEGDRHAAAAAKLGITESAFKARLISARERLMARTTAEALQRAKEYRLL from the coding sequence ATGCCGACCAGAGCCGAGATAAATGCGCTTCTCGCGAAGCTGAAACCCTTCGCGCCAATGGGCTATTTCATTGGCCTGCATATTCGTTTTGCCGCGCCGATTATGCAGTTCCAGACCTATTCCAAGGAATGGTCGGACCATTATTCTGCCAAGGCCTATGCGCTGCGCGACCCGATGATCGCCTGGGGGTTTTCGACCAACGGGTCGGTTCGCTGGTCCGCCGTCCCGGTGCCGGATCCCTTCGGCATTCTCAGCGACGCCGCCAAGTTCGGAATGAAATATGGTGTGGCCGTCTCGTGCGGGCCGATCAGCTCTCGCACCATCGCCGGGCTGACCCGCGACGACCGTGAATATACAGATTCCGAGATCGAGCAGATCTCGAAACTGATCCGCCAGCTCCACGATATTACGGAGCCGCCGGAGAGCCTTACCAAGGCTCAAATCGAGGCCCTTCGGTGCATCGCGGAGGGCGATCGTCATGCAGCAGCGGCGGCAAAGCTTGGCATCACGGAAAGCGCATTCAAGGCTCGGCTCATCTCGGCGCGCGAACGATTGATGGCCCGGACCACGGCGGAAGCGCTTCAACGGGCCAAGGAGTACCGTCTGCTGTAG
- a CDS encoding acyl-homoserine-lactone synthase: MQTTTISFTNMHTHGELFANILRARRQSFIVQNNWDLPQAEGMEYDQYDTPASRWVAVHERGEVMAGIRLTPTTARCGIYSYMIRDAQRGILGGSIPQNLLYEDAPVDEHIWESSRVFVSHNVPTGIRRKVHAQLIDGLNQAARELGAVRHIGLINASWPRWYRRCGMEGEAMGPVLNFDDGDFQVVSTNLVQKLH; this comes from the coding sequence ATGCAGACGACGACGATTTCCTTTACCAACATGCACACCCACGGCGAATTGTTCGCCAATATCCTCCGCGCCCGGCGGCAGAGTTTCATCGTGCAGAACAATTGGGATCTGCCGCAGGCGGAGGGGATGGAGTATGACCAGTACGACACCCCCGCCTCGCGCTGGGTCGCGGTGCACGAACGGGGTGAGGTCATGGCCGGGATCCGCCTGACGCCGACCACGGCGCGTTGCGGCATCTATTCCTACATGATCCGCGACGCACAGCGCGGCATCCTCGGCGGCTCGATCCCGCAGAACCTGCTTTACGAGGATGCGCCGGTCGATGAGCATATCTGGGAATCCAGCCGTGTCTTCGTCAGCCATAACGTCCCCACCGGTATCCGCCGCAAGGTTCACGCACAGCTCATCGACGGTCTCAACCAGGCCGCGCGCGAGCTGGGTGCGGTGCGCCATATCGGGCTCATCAATGCGAGCTGGCCGCGTTGGTACCGCCGCTGTGGCATGGAGGGGGAAGCGATGGGACCGGTGCTGAACTTCGATGACGGCGATTTTCAGGTCGTTTCGACGAATCTCGTTCAGAAGCTGCACTGA
- a CDS encoding replication-associated recombination protein A, whose product MADLFDNPGPPAPESPAAKPVRAAPLADRIRPRALSQVIGQQKVLDRDGPLGAMLGAGSLSSLILWGPPGVGKTTIARLLADETDLQFVQISAIFSGVPELRKVFEAARLRREQGGGTLLFVDEIHRFNKAQQDSFLPHMEDGTILLVGATTENPSFELNAALLSRAQVIVLERLSLADLELMAQRAEKELGRALPLTGSAREALLEMADGDGRAALNLIEQVMAWKADKALDPEALSARLMKRAAKYDKSGDEHYNLISALHKSVRGSDPDAALYWLGRMLEGGEDPRYLARRITRMAVEDIGLADPAAQRHCLDAWALYERLGSPEGELALAQAVIYLALAPKSNAGYVAYKAARAEAKKTGSLMPPAHILNAPTKLMKDQGYGAGYAYDHDAEEGFSGQNYFPEGMKRPVLYNPVERGFERELKKRLDWFTQQRLKRGG is encoded by the coding sequence ATGGCCGATCTTTTCGATAATCCGGGGCCTCCGGCGCCTGAAAGCCCGGCCGCGAAGCCGGTCCGTGCCGCGCCGCTGGCCGACCGGATCAGGCCCCGCGCGCTGTCGCAGGTGATCGGGCAGCAGAAGGTTCTGGACCGCGATGGTCCGCTGGGCGCGATGCTGGGGGCGGGCAGCCTGTCCTCGCTGATCCTCTGGGGGCCGCCCGGCGTGGGCAAGACCACCATTGCCCGGCTTCTGGCCGATGAAACCGATCTGCAATTCGTCCAGATCAGCGCGATCTTTTCCGGCGTGCCCGAGCTGCGCAAGGTTTTCGAGGCGGCAAGACTGCGGCGCGAACAGGGCGGCGGCACGCTGCTTTTCGTGGATGAGATCCACCGCTTCAACAAGGCGCAGCAGGACAGTTTCCTGCCGCATATGGAGGACGGCACCATCCTTCTGGTCGGGGCGACCACCGAGAATCCCAGCTTCGAGCTGAACGCGGCGCTTCTGTCGCGCGCGCAGGTCATCGTGCTGGAGAGGCTGTCGCTCGCCGATCTCGAACTGATGGCGCAGCGCGCCGAGAAAGAGCTTGGCCGTGCCTTGCCGCTGACCGGTTCGGCGCGTGAGGCGTTGCTGGAAATGGCCGATGGCGATGGCCGCGCGGCGCTGAACCTGATCGAGCAGGTCATGGCGTGGAAGGCCGACAAAGCTCTGGATCCCGAGGCGCTTTCGGCCCGGCTGATGAAGCGGGCGGCGAAATACGACAAGTCGGGCGACGAGCATTACAACCTGATCTCGGCGCTGCATAAATCGGTGCGCGGCAGCGATCCGGATGCGGCGCTGTATTGGCTGGGCCGGATGCTGGAGGGGGGCGAGGATCCCCGCTATCTCGCCCGGCGCATCACCCGCATGGCGGTCGAGGATATCGGCCTCGCCGATCCGGCGGCGCAGCGGCATTGCCTGGATGCCTGGGCGCTGTACGAACGGCTCGGCAGTCCCGAGGGCGAGCTGGCTCTGGCGCAGGCGGTGATCTATCTGGCGCTCGCGCCGAAATCCAATGCGGGTTACGTCGCCTATAAGGCAGCCCGGGCCGAGGCGAAGAAGACAGGCAGCCTGATGCCTCCCGCGCATATCCTGAACGCGCCCACGAAGCTGATGAAGGATCAGGGCTATGGCGCGGGCTATGCCTATGACCATGACGCCGAGGAAGGGTTCAGCGGGCAGAATTACTTCCCCGAGGGGATGAAGCGTCCGGTGCTGTATAACCCCGTCGAGCGCGGCTTTGAGCGAGAGCTGAAAAAGCGGCTCGACTGGTTCACGCAGCAAAGGCTCAAGCGCGGCGGGTGA
- the crcB gene encoding fluoride efflux transporter CrcB, whose amino-acid sequence MMNPFLQVALGGAIGATARYGVYQLIPAHGPGFPVATAVVNVAGSFVMGVLAVLMAQRIGNHYAPLLLTGVLGGFTTFSAFSLDALTLWERGQAAGAAVYVVASVLLSLLAVIAGLAVGRGIWA is encoded by the coding sequence ATGATGAACCCGTTTCTGCAAGTTGCCCTTGGCGGCGCGATCGGTGCGACTGCGCGCTATGGCGTTTATCAGCTGATCCCGGCGCATGGTCCCGGATTTCCGGTCGCGACTGCTGTTGTCAACGTGGCGGGCAGCTTCGTGATGGGCGTGCTTGCCGTGCTGATGGCGCAGCGTATCGGCAACCATTATGCGCCGCTGCTGCTGACCGGCGTGCTTGGCGGGTTCACCACGTTTTCCGCGTTTTCGCTGGATGCGCTGACCCTGTGGGAGCGCGGTCAGGCAGCCGGCGCGGCGGTCTATGTCGTGGCCTCGGTGCTGCTCTCGCTGCTCGCCGTCATCGCCGGGCTGGCCGTTGGCCGGGGGATCTGGGCATGA
- a CDS encoding RluA family pseudouridine synthase: MSGVQVIRIAAEDAGQRLDRWLKKRFPQLTQGAVEKMCRKGELRVDGGRVKANTRIEAGQEVRVPPLPDAPAPKAEAPRIALNDAEMIQAAVIWKDQHIIALNKPPGLPSQGGSGQGNRHVDGLGEALKFGYKEKPKLVHRLDKDTSGILLLARTDRVARALSEAFRHRSTRKIYWAAVAGVPNPRMGTIRFGLVKAGGHGRGGEGEKMVAVHPRDIASTEGAKRATTDYAVLDNLAQRTSWCALVPITGRTHQLRAHMAELGHPIVGDGKYGGSGQENLGDGWGAQLGGEISRKLHLHARSISFTHPITRQAVHLTAPLPDHMKRTWKTLGWHENDVPADPFEEQE, from the coding sequence ATGAGCGGGGTGCAGGTGATCCGCATCGCGGCGGAGGATGCCGGTCAACGGCTCGATCGCTGGCTGAAGAAGCGCTTTCCGCAGCTCACCCAGGGCGCGGTGGAAAAGATGTGCCGCAAGGGCGAGCTGCGCGTCGATGGGGGACGGGTCAAGGCCAATACCCGCATCGAGGCGGGGCAGGAGGTGCGCGTGCCGCCCTTGCCCGACGCGCCCGCGCCGAAGGCCGAGGCCCCGCGCATCGCCCTGAACGACGCCGAGATGATCCAGGCGGCGGTGATCTGGAAGGACCAGCATATCATCGCGCTGAACAAGCCGCCGGGACTGCCCTCGCAGGGCGGCTCGGGGCAGGGCAACCGCCATGTGGACGGGCTCGGCGAGGCGCTGAAATTCGGCTATAAGGAAAAGCCCAAGCTGGTGCACCGGCTGGACAAGGACACCTCGGGCATCCTGCTTCTGGCGCGGACCGACCGGGTGGCGCGGGCGCTGTCCGAGGCGTTCCGGCATCGCTCGACGCGCAAGATCTACTGGGCCGCCGTGGCGGGGGTGCCAAACCCGCGCATGGGCACGATCCGCTTCGGTCTTGTCAAGGCGGGCGGGCACGGGCGCGGCGGCGAGGGCGAGAAGATGGTCGCGGTGCATCCGCGCGACATCGCCTCGACCGAGGGCGCCAAGCGTGCCACCACCGATTACGCCGTGCTGGACAATCTCGCCCAGCGGACAAGCTGGTGCGCGCTCGTGCCGATCACCGGGCGCACCCATCAGCTGCGCGCCCATATGGCCGAGCTGGGCCATCCCATCGTGGGGGACGGGAAATATGGCGGCTCGGGGCAGGAAAATCTTGGCGATGGCTGGGGCGCTCAGCTTGGAGGAGAGATCAGCCGCAAGCTGCATCTTCATGCTCGCAGCATTTCCTTTACCCATCCGATCACCAGGCAGGCGGTGCATCTGACCGCGCCCTTGCCCGATCACATGAAGCGGACATGGAAGACGCTCGGCTGGCATGAGAACGACGTGCCGGCCGACCCGTTCGAGGAGCAGGAATGA
- a CDS encoding HAD-IA family hydrolase, whose protein sequence is MKLVVFDVDGTLVDSQALIVGAMEMAFLGAGLEPLDRSRVLSIVGLSLPVAVERLAPDAPASQQEAIVEGYRDAFRTRRIRSEAPLYDGALPCLDRLAARDDLLLGVATGKSRRGLDAMLKHHDLGGHFVTLQTADTHPSKPHPQMLLTACAEAGVEPGAALMIGDTEFDIAMAQQAGCAAIGVGWGYHPAATLREMGAEVAGDFAALERMIGDWAQ, encoded by the coding sequence ATGAAACTTGTTGTCTTCGATGTGGATGGCACGCTGGTCGACAGTCAGGCGCTGATCGTCGGCGCGATGGAGATGGCGTTCTTAGGCGCCGGGCTGGAGCCTCTGGACCGCAGCCGGGTGCTCTCCATCGTCGGGCTGTCGTTGCCGGTGGCTGTGGAACGGCTGGCCCCTGACGCCCCCGCGTCACAACAGGAGGCCATCGTCGAGGGCTATCGCGACGCCTTCCGGACCCGCCGCATCCGGTCAGAGGCGCCGCTTTATGACGGCGCGCTGCCCTGTCTCGACCGGCTTGCGGCGCGCGACGACCTGCTTCTTGGCGTGGCGACCGGCAAATCGCGGCGCGGGCTGGACGCGATGCTGAAACATCACGATCTGGGCGGGCATTTCGTGACGCTCCAGACCGCCGACACGCACCCCTCGAAACCGCATCCCCAGATGCTGCTGACCGCCTGCGCCGAGGCCGGGGTGGAGCCGGGCGCCGCGCTGATGATCGGCGATACCGAGTTCGATATCGCTATGGCCCAGCAGGCTGGCTGTGCGGCCATCGGGGTCGGCTGGGGTTATCATCCTGCCGCCACGCTGCGCGAGATGGGGGCAGAGGTCGCCGGTGATTTCGCCGCTCTGGAGAGGATGATCGGAGATTGGGCGCAATGA
- a CDS encoding ATP12 family chaperone protein, with protein MSEWKARRFWKQADAEPAEGGFRVALDGRPVMTPGKQRLILPTAALAEAVAEEWDAQGDVIDPLSMPLTRAANSAIEKVTPQFDAVADMLAAYGGTDLLCYRAADPEELRARQEARWNPLLDWAETALGARLAVTQGVMPVAQDADALTRLRDRIGALDPFRLTGLHDLVTLPGSLILGLAVKEGRLSAAEAHELSRIDEEYQAEIWGRDEEADTAAANRREAMQQAARFLGLLNS; from the coding sequence ATGAGCGAGTGGAAGGCCCGCAGGTTCTGGAAACAGGCCGATGCCGAGCCGGCGGAGGGCGGCTTCCGCGTTGCGCTGGACGGTCGCCCGGTGATGACACCCGGCAAGCAGAGGCTGATCCTGCCGACCGCGGCTCTTGCCGAGGCGGTGGCGGAGGAATGGGACGCGCAGGGCGATGTGATCGACCCGCTCTCCATGCCGCTCACGAGGGCGGCGAACTCGGCCATCGAGAAGGTGACACCGCAATTCGATGCGGTGGCGGATATGCTGGCAGCCTATGGCGGCACTGATCTTCTGTGCTATCGCGCCGCCGATCCCGAAGAGCTGCGCGCGCGGCAAGAGGCGCGGTGGAACCCGTTGCTCGACTGGGCCGAGACGGCGCTTGGCGCTCGGCTGGCGGTGACGCAGGGGGTGATGCCGGTGGCGCAGGACGCGGATGCTCTGACGCGGCTGCGCGACCGGATCGGCGCGCTCGACCCGTTCCGGCTGACCGGGTTGCATGATCTGGTGACGCTGCCGGGTTCACTGATCCTGGGGTTGGCCGTGAAAGAGGGCCGGCTGAGCGCAGCTGAGGCCCATGAGTTGTCGCGGATCGACGAAGAATATCAGGCCGAGATCTGGGGTCGCGACGAAGAGGCCGACACCGCCGCCGCGAACCGGCGTGAGGCCATGCAACAGGCCGCCCGGTTCCTGGGGCTGCTGAATTCGTGA
- a CDS encoding amino acid ABC transporter substrate-binding protein: MKATAFAGVFAVAAAIGGASLAEDGDTLSQVQERDRLNCGVNTGLVGFAAPDANGNWSGFDVAFCKAVAAAVLGDPSKVDYHPTDGETRFEMLADGSVDLLARNTTFTFSFDTGRDFDFVGVNYYDGQSFMVPKSLGITSAKDLDGASICVQSGTTTELNLKDYFEANMMEYQPVRLTSNAEGEQEYMSGACDAYTSDMSGLASTRAAFATPGDHVILPEIISKEPLGPVVRHGDNNWADIVRWTLYALIAAEEYGVTSANIEELSKNAQNPEVQRLLGANGDLGEMLGLDNEWAKRAIAASGNYGEIFAATIGDQTPIGLVRGLNAQWTQGGLMYAMPFR; encoded by the coding sequence ATGAAAGCTACCGCTTTTGCCGGTGTCTTTGCCGTCGCCGCCGCGATCGGAGGCGCGTCTCTGGCCGAGGATGGCGATACCCTGTCGCAGGTGCAGGAGCGCGACCGGCTGAATTGCGGCGTCAATACCGGGCTGGTGGGCTTTGCCGCGCCGGACGCCAATGGCAACTGGTCGGGTTTTGACGTGGCCTTCTGCAAGGCTGTCGCGGCGGCGGTTCTGGGCGACCCGTCAAAGGTCGATTATCATCCCACGGACGGCGAGACCCGCTTTGAGATGCTGGCCGATGGCAGCGTCGATTTGCTGGCGCGCAATACCACCTTTACCTTCTCCTTCGACACCGGGCGCGATTTCGATTTCGTCGGCGTGAACTATTATGACGGGCAGAGCTTCATGGTGCCCAAATCGCTTGGCATCACATCGGCCAAGGATCTCGACGGCGCCTCGATCTGCGTGCAGAGCGGGACCACCACCGAGCTGAACCTCAAGGATTACTTCGAAGCCAATATGATGGAATACCAGCCGGTGCGGCTGACCAGCAATGCCGAAGGTGAGCAGGAATATATGTCGGGCGCCTGCGACGCCTATACCTCGGACATGTCGGGGCTTGCCTCGACCCGCGCTGCTTTCGCGACGCCCGGCGATCATGTCATCCTGCCCGAGATCATCTCGAAAGAGCCGCTGGGTCCGGTCGTTCGGCATGGCGACAATAACTGGGCCGATATCGTCCGCTGGACGCTCTACGCGCTGATCGCCGCGGAAGAATACGGCGTGACCTCGGCCAATATCGAGGAATTGTCGAAAAACGCTCAGAACCCCGAGGTGCAGCGTCTTCTGGGTGCGAATGGCGATCTGGGCGAGATGCTGGGGCTGGATAATGAATGGGCCAAGCGGGCCATCGCCGCTTCGGGCAATTACGGCGAGATCTTCGCCGCCACCATCGGCGACCAGACCCCGATCGGGCTGGTGCGCGGGCTGAATGCGCAATGGACCCAGGGCGGGCTGATGTACGCGATGCCGTTCCGCTGA
- a CDS encoding pyridoxamine 5'-phosphate oxidase family protein encodes MSDDVKTEFRDRLEKVRTGMLEVDGRFLPMSHNLIENDPHFWFITAKETPMAKAAAQSAQARYTICSDGKGLYADIQGALELSNDQEKLDEVWSVIASSWFEEGKQDPDLQLVRYTPAKAEVWLTDSGAIGFLYEVAKANITGDQPDMGTHTSITLP; translated from the coding sequence ATGTCCGACGACGTCAAGACGGAATTCCGCGACCGGCTGGAAAAAGTGCGCACCGGGATGCTGGAAGTGGATGGGCGGTTTCTGCCCATGTCGCATAATCTGATCGAAAACGATCCGCATTTCTGGTTCATCACCGCCAAGGAAACCCCGATGGCCAAGGCCGCCGCGCAATCGGCGCAGGCCCGCTATACGATTTGCAGCGATGGCAAGGGGCTCTACGCCGATATCCAAGGCGCGCTGGAACTGTCGAACGATCAGGAAAAGCTGGACGAGGTCTGGAGCGTCATTGCGTCGAGCTGGTTCGAGGAAGGCAAGCAGGACCCCGATCTGCAACTGGTCCGCTATACACCCGCGAAGGCTGAGGTCTGGCTGACCGATAGCGGTGCCATCGGCTTTCTCTACGAGGTCGCCAAGGCCAATATCACCGGCGATCAGCCCGATATGGGCACCCATACCAGCATCACGCTGCCCTGA